In Candidatus Binatota bacterium, a single window of DNA contains:
- a CDS encoding (2Fe-2S)-binding protein, producing MGEGKTSRVTVEVTVNGRRQSAELEPRVTLADFLRVELGLTGTHLGCEHGVCGACTVLLDGRAVRSCIMLAVQAAGHEVTTIEALANEGELHPLQQAFVDKHGLQCGFCTPGFIMAAAELLERDSDPSEQALLETLGGQVCRCTGYEAIIESVRDAAEKLRQQGVGPLELLTAALEKKAAPSGNDTGGNDTGGNGGGE from the coding sequence ATGGGCGAAGGAAAAACATCCAGGGTGACGGTGGAGGTCACCGTAAACGGCCGCCGCCAGTCGGCCGAACTCGAGCCGCGCGTGACGCTCGCCGATTTTCTACGCGTGGAGCTGGGACTCACCGGTACCCACCTGGGCTGTGAGCACGGCGTCTGCGGTGCCTGCACCGTGTTGCTCGACGGGCGCGCGGTGCGCAGCTGCATAATGCTGGCCGTGCAGGCCGCCGGACACGAGGTGACCACTATCGAGGCGCTGGCCAACGAGGGTGAGTTGCACCCGCTGCAGCAAGCCTTCGTCGACAAGCACGGCCTGCAGTGCGGCTTCTGTACGCCTGGCTTCATCATGGCCGCAGCCGAGTTGCTCGAGCGTGACTCCGACCCATCCGAGCAGGCGCTGCTCGAAACATTGGGCGGGCAGGTGTGCCGTTGCACGGGTTACGAGGCCATCATCGAGTCGGTGCGCGACGCTGCTGAAAAATTACGCCAGCAAGGCGTGGGTCCGCTCGAGCTTCTGACCGCAGCCCTCGAAAAGAAAGCGGCGCCCAGTGGCAACGATACTGGTGGCAACGATACTGGTGGCAACGGGGGCGGCGAGTGA
- a CDS encoding xanthine dehydrogenase family protein subunit M, which yields MKPPAFEYAAPATVAEAVGLLAERGFDAKILAGGQSLMALLNMRLARPELLVDIARVPGLDSIEISGDCLGVGAMARQRSLEFFPGLGDSHPLLLAGLRHVAHPQNRNQGTVCGSLAHADPAAELPALALATDAELFIEGPNGRRSERAEDFFVTYLTTTLEEDELLVEARFPLPAEGSGWSVQEVTRRHGDFALAGAVVTLRIADARVADPRVVAFGVGAVPLRCAAAEQSLDGAEPGPAAWKEAAALVAEAVEDPLDDVHASAAQRRSVAGVMAARAMEQAATRA from the coding sequence ATGAAGCCACCAGCCTTTGAATATGCCGCTCCCGCTACCGTGGCCGAGGCAGTCGGGTTGCTGGCCGAGCGTGGTTTTGACGCCAAGATCCTGGCCGGCGGGCAGAGCCTGATGGCCTTGCTCAACATGCGCCTTGCGCGCCCCGAGCTGCTCGTCGATATCGCCCGCGTGCCCGGGCTCGACAGCATTGAGATATCAGGCGACTGCCTGGGCGTGGGCGCGATGGCCCGCCAGCGTTCACTGGAATTTTTTCCCGGCCTGGGCGATAGCCACCCGCTCTTGCTGGCCGGGCTGCGCCACGTGGCCCACCCCCAGAACCGCAACCAGGGCACAGTGTGCGGCTCACTGGCCCATGCCGATCCCGCCGCCGAATTGCCGGCCCTGGCCCTGGCCACCGACGCCGAGCTGTTTATAGAAGGTCCCAATGGGAGACGCAGCGAACGCGCCGAGGATTTTTTTGTCACCTACCTGACCACCACGCTCGAAGAGGATGAGTTGCTCGTAGAGGCTCGCTTTCCGTTGCCGGCAGAGGGCAGCGGCTGGTCGGTGCAGGAGGTGACCCGTCGGCATGGCGATTTCGCGCTGGCCGGTGCGGTGGTGACCCTGCGCATCGCCGACGCGCGCGTGGCCGATCCCCGCGTGGTGGCCTTCGGCGTGGGAGCTGTGCCGTTGCGCTGCGCGGCGGCCGAGCAGTCGCTCGACGGAGCCGAGCCGGGACCGGCAGCATGGAAAGAAGCCGCAGCGCTGGTGGCCGAGGCGGTCGAAGACCCCCTGGATGATGTTCACGCCAGCGCCGCTCAGCGGCGTTCGGTAGCTGGAGTTATGGCCGCGCGGGCAATGGAGCAAGCCGCGACGCGGGCTTAA